In the genome of Pseudothermotoga sp., one region contains:
- a CDS encoding alanine/ornithine racemase family PLP-dependent enzyme, whose translation MIYSEVFHLPKLYINLSKVASNAEKIQRMLSKYQIELVGVTKVTLGDPFVAEALRKVGVKILGESRIQNIERLLKNGVSGPFMMLRIPQISELESVVELCDYVLVSELEVVKKIEELCRVKKRRVKLIYMVDLGDLREGVWYERAVEEITEAEGLCDWAELCGVGTNLGCYGGVLTNEENMNLLLKIRNAVEEKIRRELSIVSGGNTSALKLAEEGKLPFGVNQFRVGEAIYLGTDVTNNREIDWLEKDAFILEAEVIEVKIKPSIPVGQVGFDAFGRRPNFVDRGWRKKAILALGEQDTVPGHLKPLQNGAIVLHASSDHTIVDVTELNHHVKVGDVMRFRLSYAGLLRAMTSPHVEKVYV comes from the coding sequence ATGATTTACAGTGAGGTGTTTCACTTGCCGAAGCTCTACATAAACCTTTCGAAAGTGGCGAGCAACGCAGAAAAGATTCAAAGAATGCTTTCGAAATATCAAATCGAACTGGTGGGTGTAACGAAGGTAACTTTGGGTGATCCATTCGTTGCAGAAGCGCTCCGCAAAGTGGGTGTTAAAATCCTGGGTGAGTCCAGAATACAAAATATTGAAAGACTCTTGAAAAACGGTGTGAGCGGACCATTCATGATGCTCAGAATTCCCCAAATCAGCGAACTTGAGAGCGTCGTCGAATTGTGCGATTATGTTTTAGTTTCTGAACTTGAAGTGGTGAAAAAAATAGAAGAGCTTTGCCGAGTGAAAAAACGAAGAGTGAAACTAATTTACATGGTGGATTTGGGTGATCTTCGAGAAGGTGTGTGGTACGAGAGAGCTGTGGAAGAAATCACTGAAGCCGAAGGGTTGTGTGACTGGGCCGAGTTGTGTGGCGTAGGTACTAATCTCGGTTGCTACGGTGGGGTTCTAACCAATGAGGAAAACATGAATTTGTTGTTGAAAATCAGAAACGCTGTTGAGGAAAAGATAAGGAGAGAATTGTCTATTGTTTCTGGGGGTAACACTTCAGCTTTGAAACTCGCTGAAGAGGGAAAACTTCCATTCGGTGTGAACCAGTTCAGGGTTGGAGAAGCGATCTATCTAGGTACAGATGTCACGAACAACAGAGAGATTGACTGGCTTGAGAAAGACGCTTTCATTTTAGAAGCTGAAGTGATCGAAGTGAAGATCAAACCATCTATACCTGTGGGTCAAGTAGGATTCGACGCTTTTGGAAGGCGTCCAAATTTCGTCGACAGAGGTTGGAGAAAGAAAGCTATTCTTGCTCTCGGAGAGCAAGACACGGTGCCTGGCCATTTGAAACCATTGCAAAATGGAGCAATCGTTCTACACGCATCGAGCGATCATACAATAGTTGACGTCACTGAGCTGAACCACCATGTGAAAGTGGGAGATGTGATGAGATTCAGACTCAGTTACGCTGGGCTTTTGAGGGCCATGACAAGTCCTCACGTGGAAAAAGTTTATGTATGA
- the era gene encoding GTPase Era, which translates to MKSGFVTIVGRPNVGKSSLINTFMGRKVLIVTEKPQTTRNRIRCIYTDSDHQIIFIDTPGIHKPLHRLGHFMVEAAVQAMKSVDLILFVIDATKGWGEPEEQILELLRSSKNKSFLVINKIDIAEDYQRLAEFAQQKHSFEGIFFTSVVKNEGVMELFEAIKQALPEGPMYFPPDTVTDRPLSFQFSEIIREKVLLLTRDEVPHCVAVIIDEVVERENGVVYIAGTIYVERDSQKGILIGKDGKMIKQIGTLARLEIEALLGKKVYLDLHVKVKKNWRDKDFIILNEIGMKDDLQ; encoded by the coding sequence GCTCATTGTGACTGAAAAACCTCAAACGACGCGAAATCGAATTCGTTGTATCTACACAGATTCAGACCATCAAATAATCTTCATAGATACACCCGGAATTCACAAACCTTTGCACAGGCTGGGACACTTTATGGTGGAAGCAGCTGTGCAAGCGATGAAGAGTGTAGATCTTATATTGTTCGTTATCGATGCTACGAAAGGCTGGGGTGAGCCGGAAGAACAAATATTGGAACTTTTAAGGTCTTCTAAGAACAAAAGCTTTCTTGTGATCAACAAAATAGACATTGCAGAAGATTATCAACGTTTGGCTGAGTTTGCACAACAAAAACACAGTTTCGAAGGGATCTTCTTCACAAGCGTTGTGAAAAATGAAGGTGTGATGGAACTCTTCGAAGCCATCAAACAAGCTTTACCTGAGGGACCCATGTACTTCCCACCTGATACTGTTACCGATCGACCTCTCTCTTTCCAGTTCTCAGAGATCATCCGTGAAAAAGTATTGTTACTCACGAGAGATGAAGTACCTCATTGTGTTGCAGTGATCATTGACGAAGTCGTTGAGAGAGAAAATGGTGTCGTTTACATTGCTGGAACAATATATGTCGAGAGGGACTCTCAAAAGGGTATCCTGATAGGCAAGGATGGAAAAATGATCAAGCAAATTGGCACACTTGCAAGATTGGAAATAGAAGCACTGTTAGGTAAAAAGGTTTACCTTGATTTACACGTGAAAGTCAAGAAAAACTGGAGAGATAAAGATTTCATCATTCTGAACGAAATTGGTATGAAAGATGATTTACAGTGA